In the genome of Luteitalea pratensis, the window CCCTCGACCATCCAGGCGGGCGACAAGATCGCCATCGACGTGCACGTGCACCTCGAGCCACCCGCCGACGGCTCGGCCGCCGACCTCGCCGCGCGCCAGTACTTCGGCGACAGCGGCGCGGCGCGCGACGCGCACGGCCTGGCCGAGTACTACCGATCGCGCCGCATGGCGTGCGTGGTGTTCTCGGTGGACGAGCGGCTGTCGGGGCGCCCGCAGCTCTCGAACGACGAGGTCGCGGCCTTCGCCGAGGCGAACGCCGACGTCGCGATGGCCTTCGCGAGCATCGATCCGCACCGCGGCGCCGACGGTGTCGCCGAAGCCCGGCGCCTCGTCTCGGCCGGCCGCGTCCGCGGGCTCAAGCTGCATCCGCCGCTCCAGGAGTTCGTGCCGAACGATCGCCTGGCGTACCCGCTCTACGAGGTGTTCGCCGAGGCGCGCCTTCCGGTGCTCTTCCACACCGGGCACAGCGGCATCGGCACCGGCATGCCCGGCGGCGGCGGCGTCCGCCTGAAGTACGGCCATCCGATGCCGATCGACGACGTCGCCGTGGACTTCCCGGAGATGCCGATCATCATGGCCCACCCGTCCTTCCCCTGGCAGGACGAAGCCATCTCGATCTGCCTGCACAAGCCGTCGGTCTACATCGACCTGTCGGGTTGGTCGCCGAAGTACTTCCCGCCGACGCTCGTGCAGTACGCAAACACCCTGCTCAAGCACAAGGTGATGTTCGGATCCGACTATCCGCTGATCACGCCGGATCGCTGGCTCGCGGACTTCGAGCAGACGGCGATCCGCGCCGAGGTGCGGCCGCTGATCCTGCGCGAGAACGCGATCAAGCTGTTGGGCCTCGAACCCCAGAGCGACAAATGACTGTGTCAATTTGCAACTCTCGATTCCCAACTCCCAAAAGGTGCTTGGCCCGCGGTGTCCTGGTCTAGCGCCCGTGGTAGAGAGGAAACCCATGCACGTGTGGAGAAGCGATGTCGTCGGCAGCCTGCTGCGGCCGGCCTGGCTGCAGGAGGCCCGCGGGCAGGTGGAGCGCGGCACGCTCGCGGCCGCCGCGTTCAAGCGCATCGAGGACCGCGCCGTCGACGAGGCCGTCGCCCTGCAGGAGGCGGCGGGCCTCGAGGTGATCACCGACGGCGAGATGCGGCGCTACGCGTTCTTCGGGCACCTCATCGAGGCGGTCGAGGGGTTCGATCGCGAAGGGGGATGGTCGGTGACCTTCCGCGACGCCGAGGGCCACGCGGCGCCGCTGCGGCGGCCGGTCGTCGTCGGCAAGCTGGCCTGGCGCCGGCAGATGAGCGTCGAGGAGTTCACCTACCTGCGGGGCCGCACGACGCGGCAGGTCAAGGTGACGCTGCTCAGCGCGCAGCAGGCCGCGGCCTACTACGATCCGGAGTTCTCGAAGGCCGCGTATGCCACTCGCGACGCCTACCTCGCCGATCTCGTGGACTTCACCCGCCGCGAGATCGCGGAGCTGGTACGGCTCGGTTGCGAGTACATCCAGATCGACGCGCCGCAGTACGCGGCGCTCCTCGACGAGACCATCCGCGAGGGCTACCGCCAGCGCGGTAGCGACCCCGACCGGTTGCTCGACACCTGCATCGAGCTGGACAACGCGATCATCGATGGCCATCCCGGCGTGACGTTCGGGATCCACATCTGCCGCGGCAACCACAAGAGCATGTTCTACGCCTCCGGCGGCTACGACCGGATCGCGGAGCACATCTTCCGGCGGGCCCGCTTCCAGCGCTTCCTGCTCGAGTACGACGACGAGCGATCGGGGACGTTCGAGCCGCTTCGCCACGTGCCCGACGACCGGGTCGTCGTCCTCGGCCTGGTGAGCTCGAAGAAGCCGGAGCTCGAGGCCGCGGCCGAGCTCGAGCGGCGCATCGCCGAGGCGTCCCGCTACGTCCCGCTGGAGCGGCTCGCGATCAGCCCGCAGTGCGGCTTCGCGTCGACCCACGAAGGCAATCGCCTGACGCCCGATGACCAGCGCGCGAAGCTGGAGCTCGTCGGGCGTACGGCCCGCGCCGTATGGACGCCGGCGTCCACGCGCTGACCTGGAGACGTCATGCCGAGACCCTTCGCCATTACCTGCGCCCTGCTCTGTCTGGGGGCCACCCGTGCGGCCGCTCAAGCGCCGCCCCCGTCCGCCGAGGCGTGCGCCGCGCTCTCGACACTGCAGTTGCCGGGTCTCACGCTGAGCGAGGTCAAGGGCCAGCGAGTGGCGGCGGGCCCGGCGCCAGCGCCCTTTCCGGGCGCACCGGCCGCAGGGACGCTGCCCGCGCACTGCCGTGTCGACGGGGTGATCGATCGGCGGACCGGTCTTGACGTGAAGCGCTACGGGATCGGCTTCGCGGTCGCGTTGCCCGACGACTGGAACGGCCGGCTGCTGATGCAGGGCGGTGGCGGCCTCAACGGCCGCGTCGCGCCGCCCGTCGGCGGCGTCGCCGCGGGCGACACGCCGGCGCTCGCCCGCGGATTCGCCGTGGTGACGACCGACACCGGGCACGAGGGCGAAGTATTCGACGCCAGCTTCATGCGCGATCAGCAGGCCGGGCTCGATTTCGCGTACGTGGCGGTCGGGCGCGTGGCGTCGGCGGCAAAGGACGTCGTCGCGCGCTACTACGGCCGCCCCGCCACGAAGGCCTACTTCGCCGGCTGCTCGACCGGCGGTCGCGAAGGCATGCTCATGGCGCAGCGGTATCCCGGCTACTTCGACGGCATCATCGCCGGCGCGCCGGCGATGCGCACCGGGCACTCGAACCTCGCGGTGCGCGCGATGCGCGTGGCGTTCAACCGGCTCGCGCCGCCGGACGCCGCCGGCAAGCCGCAGCCCGCGCTGGCGTTCTCCGACGCCGATCGCAAGGCGGTGATCGAGGGCCTGCTCGACGCGTGCGACGCCAACGACGGCGCGAAGGACGGCCTGATCTTCGACACCCGCGCGTGCCGCTTCTCGCCGGCGTCGCTGGCGTGCAAGGGCCTGAAGGCGGACGGCTGCCTGTCGGCGCCGCAGGTGGCGGCGATCGAAACAGCCTTCGCCGGGCCGCGCGATTCGAAGGGCCGCCAGGTCTATCCGAAGTTCCTCTACGACACCGGCATCGTCACCGCGGGCCCCGGCATCCCGGGCATCCTGATGCCGAACGCGGGCTCGCCCGTCCCCCCCGTGCCCGGCTTCGAGCAGGACGTCGACGCCGAGGCGCGGGTGGCCGAGGAGGACGCGCAGCAGGCGCTGACCGACACGGCGACCTGGACGAACCTGAGCACGTTCTCGGGGCGCGGCGGGAAGCTGCTCTTCTACCACGGCGTCAGCGACCCGTGGTTCTCGGCGATGGACACCGTCGAGTACTACGAGCGGATCGGCGGGACCAACGGCGGCGCGGACGCGGTCCGCGGCTGGAGCCGCCTGTTCCTCTCGCCTGGCATGGGCCACTGCGGCGGCGGGGCCGGCGCGCTCGATCGCTTCGATCTGCTGACGCCGCTGGTGGCGTGGGTGGAGCAGGGTACGGCGCCAGACGCGGTGCCCGCGACGGGGCGCAGCGCCCCAGGACGCAGCCGGCCGCTGTGCGCCTACCCGCAGCATGCGCACTACAAGGGCACCGGCGATCCCGAGGTCCTGGCGAGCTACGAGTGCCGGCCGTGATGCACGCGCCCGCCGTCCGGGGAGCCGCCGATGGCCACGCCACGCGTCGTTGACGTCGGCCGGCTGCTCGACGATGGCCGCGGCAGCGGTTATCAGCGCTGGCTCGTGGCGCTGACCGCGCTCACCATCATCTTCGACGGCATCGACAACCAGTTGATGGGGGTGGCCATTCCCACCCTCATGCGCGAGTGGTCGGTGCCCCGCGGGGCGTTCGCGCCGGTCGTGTCGCTCGGCTACCTCGGAATGATGGCCGGCGGCGCGATGGCGGGCCTCGCAGGCGATCGCTACGGGCGCCGCACGGCGCTCCTCGGCTGCCTGTTCGTCTTCGGCGTGATGACCATGGCGGTGGTGGCGGCGGACGGCGTCGCAGCGCTCGGCGTCCTCCGCTTCCTCGCGGGGCTGGGGCTGGGCGGCGCCATTCCCAACGCGGCGGCGCTCTCCGGCGAGTACGTCCCGCTCCGGCACCGCCCGCTCGCGGTGACCGTGACGATCGTGTGCGTGCCGCTCGGCGCGACGCTGGCCGGACTCGCGGCGATCCCGGCGCTGCCGGCGATCGGCTGGCGCGGGCTCTTCTTCATCGGCGGCGCGCTGCCGTTCGCCGCCGCGCTCGTCCTGCCGTGGCTCCTGCCCGAATCGCCGCGTTTCCTCGCGCGCCTTCCGCATCGCCGGCCGCAGTTGATCGCCACCTTGCGTCGCATGCGCTTCGCCGTGGCGGACGACACGACGTTCGCCGATCCAGCGCCGGTCGCGGCATCGCGCGCGCCGGTCGTCGCGCTGTTCACGCCCGAGCGGCGGGGCGACACGATCGCGCTGTGGGTGTCGTTCTTCTCGTGCCTCCTCGCGGTCTACCTCGGCTTCAGCTGGATTCCGTCGCTGCTGAGCGCCGCCGGCTTCCCGTCGTCGATGGCAAGCACCGGCATCGCCGCCTTCAACCTGGGCGGGGTCGCCGGCGCGCTGGCGGGCGGCGTGTGCATCACCCGGTGGGGCTCGCGCGTGTCGATGGTCGCGCTCGCCGGCCTGGCGGTGGCGAGCGCCGCGGCGATGAGCCTGATGCCGATCGCCGCAACCGCACCGATCGGCCCACTCATCGCGATGCTCGCGATCACCGGCGCGCTCATCAACGGCGTGCAGACCACGATGTACGCGCTCGCCGTGCACGTCTATCCAGCGGCGATCCGCGCCACGGGCACCGGCAGCGCCGCCTCCTTCGGGCGCATCGGCGCGGTGATCAGCGGCTACGTCGGCGCCTGGGCCCTCGAGTACCGCGGTGCTCAGTCCTTCTTTGCGACGATCGCGATCGCGATGCTCGTGTGCAGTGCCGCGCTGGCCTCGGTCCGTCGTCACGTGCCGGGACGCGGTTAATCCGCCTACTCTCCAGGAGGACAGATGCGCTCGAATCGTGCGCTGGCGTTGGCGATGATTGTGGTATCGGGTGTGGCTGGGGGCATCCACGGCCAGACTCTCGGGTCAACAGCATCACCCGTCTTCGAGGTCACCGAAGCCACGATCGACGACGTTCAGGCCGCGCTGCGCGACGGCCGCGTTACGTGCCGTAGGCTCGTGGAAGCCTACCTCGCTCGCATCCATGCGTACGACAAGGCCGGCCCCGCCCTGAATGCCGTGCAGACGATCAACACGCGTGCACTGGAGCAGGCTGATCGACTGGACGCAGTGTTCAAGGCAAGCGGCCCAGTCGGACGACTGCACTGCGTGCCCACCCTGGTAAAAGATCAAATCGACACGATGGAGCTGCCGACAACGCACGGGTTCGTTGGCTTCAAGGACTTCCTGCCACAGAGTGACGCGACGGTGGTTGCGCGACTCAAGGCGGCGGGCGCGCTGATCATCGGCAAGGCGACCATGGGGGAATTCGCGTCCGGATACATCAGCTCGGCGTCCGGACCCATTCGCAATGCCTATGACCCTCGGCGGAGTGCGAGTGGTTCGTCGGGAGGCACTGGATCCGGAGTCGCCGCAAGTTTTGCGACCATCGGGATCGGCGAGGATACCGGAGGTTCCGTCCGTGGGCCGGCAGCGGTACATGCGCTCGTCGGACTGCGACCGACACTTCCCCTTGTAAGCCGGCATGGAATGAGTCCCTCGAGGCCGAGCACTGACACCATCGGTCCCATGACCCGAACCGTCAGAGACGCCGCGATTCTCTTCGATGTGATGGTTGGATACGACCGAAACGATCCGGTCACTGCTCTCGGTGTACGGCAAATACCAGACACCTACACCTCGTCGCTTCGCACCGATGGTCTCCGCAAGGCGAGGGTCGGGGTCATTCGGGAGCCAATGAATGGCAACACCAACGCGAATGCTGATGACTATCGACTGGTTCGAGGCGTCGTCGATCGCGCAATTGCACGCATGCTTGAGCTCGGAGCAGAAGTCGTAGACAACGTGACGATTCCCGACGTGATTGAGCGCCTCAAACGCACCTACGACGGCAACGTATTCGAGACCGAGCGCGCGATGGATGCATATCTCCGGTCGCATTCGAATGCGCCGTACAAGTCACTGCGAGACATCCTGCTCTCGGGACTCGTGGCGCCGGCTCGGGCACGTACTCTGATGGAAACCATCGGGAAATCTCCCGACGATCTCGGATACGCCCAGGTGCTGCGCAACCAAGACGACCTGCGCCAATTGGTGTTCACGCTGATGGCTGATTTGCGCGTCGACGTCTTGATGTATGCGACCTTCGATCACCTTCCCGGAATCATCGCCGACGACGCCATGACCCGAACCGTCCTTCCTGACACCGCGGGCCTTGGGAACAATCGGCGGCTGAGCCCCGTTCTTGGCTTCCCCGCGATTGCAGTCCCAGCCGGATTGATTGGTGATCTCCCGGTCGGCATCGAATTCATGGCGCGGCCGTTTGGGGAGTCGGACCTTTTCCGGATTGCGTATGCCTTCGAACAGGGAACACACCACCGCCGCAAGCCGCCGCTCACGCCGGCCCTCACGGGTCGATGACTCGGAAATGCACCAACGCCACGCCGAGATGGGACCGCCAATATGCGACGCGACGGACCGGCCAACCGCTCTCATCAACCATTGCCGATATCCGCCGCTTCCAGTGGCATGGCTTCCACCACGCTTGGACCGACGGCGGTCGGGACCACGGAACACGTCGTGGAGCCTGCCCTGACCAGAAGGGACTGGTATTCATCAGCCGTCCTTTCGCGCGCTCCTGGTGCCATCACGAGCATGTGCAGATCGACCCATTTCCCGAGAAAGGGCTCGTTGCCGGGCGGCAACACGAATTCCACGAGCAGGAGTCGGGAAGTCGACGGCATGACGCGGCGACAGTTCTTCAGGATCGCCACACATCGCTCGTCGTCCCAATCGTGCAGGACCTGCTTCAGCAGGGGCGGCGCGCCTCATGGAAAACTTGTAGGGGCTCTGTTCACCCGCCGGGAGAGTCGAGGCCGTGCCGGAGCGCGTACGCCGTCGCGTCGGCTCGCCCGCGCGCACCGATCTTGGCATAGAGATTGGAGAGGTGGCGCTCGATCGTGGGAACCGCGACCCCGAGCGTCGCCGCGATTTCCTTGTTTCGGAGCCCGGCCGAGAGTTGCTGGCGGACCTGCACCTCGCGATGCGTGAGTCCGTCCGGGACAGCACGCGCGTCGGGCGTCGGTCCGGCGTCGACCGACACGTACCCGTCAACGCGGCCAGCACGGAGAAATCGATCAATGACGGCCACATGTCCATCATGCGCAGTCCCGGCGATCGATCGCCCACCGACGATGACGAGGCGTGCGCCCGGAATGCCGGCCGCGACCTGCCGGCATTGATCGAAGGACCCGAACGGAAACGCCGGTTCATGGATCACGAGCGTGGGCAGGCGCACATGCGGCAGCAGGCCTGCGAGCGCGATCTCCTTTGATGCCCGCTGATGGGCCTCGAGCCCGGACCAGGACGTGCCCTGCTGAATCGCCTCGGCGATCTGACGCCCGAGCCCCTGGTCGCCGAACGACGTGGACACGCTGCCCAGCACATTCGCGACGACGCTCCATTCGTGATCGTCGTTGACTCGAGCCGCTGTTGCGACGCGCAGTGCTGGCAGCTCGAACAGCTCCGCGCCCGACGCAAACGGACTGAGGAGCACGAGTTGAGAGACCATCCCGGGGTGTCGCGCCGCGTAGGCGATGGCGGTTGCCGCGCCTATGCTGGTCCCAACCAGGGCGAAGCGCGGCAGGCCGGCCACCTGCACCACCGCTTCGAGGTCCCTCACTCGTCCATCCAGACGCAGGTCCTCGACGTCTCGGTCCGAGGAACCCATGCCCCTGTGGTCATGCCGCAGGACACGCCAGCCCAGGGCGCACAGCTTGTCTGTGATGCAACGGACGTGCGGCCACCCGAGGCCGTACAGGTGCGCGTCGCCGAAGATGTTCGACGCAAAGACGATCGGGCGCCCCTCGCCGCTGCTGAAGAAGGCGATGTTCACACCGTCGGTCGTCCTGGCGTACTGAAGCGGTAGAGCGTTCACGGACATTTCTCGAGCTCCTACCATTCGCGTCAGTTCACCGCACGACCAACGCGACCCACATCGGTGAGAAGGTCGGGATGTATGGTGCCCCTGCTCTACTGCCCTCGCCGAGAAGCCCTGAATTCGATCTCCAGGTGGATCTTGTCATCCACGCTCACCAGCCTGGCCAGAGACGGCTTGGTGAGATTGAAGGCAGCGAAATCGACCGTAGTCTTCGCGCTCCCGCTCACGGCGTCACTGGCGAACGTCGCGATCGTGGTCCAGACGATCTCCTTGGTCACCCCGTGCAACGTCATGTCCGTGACCAGCTGGAATCCCATTTGAGCGCCCATGCCGGACGGAAGCGGCATCTTGAGGCCATTGGCACGCTTGGGCACGATCGTGAGCGTCGGGAACTTCTCGACCTCGAGCGTGTTGCGCCGCACGTAGCCGTCCCGCATCGCCTGATCGGTGGACAGCGTCTTCAGGTCCACGTCGATCTTCGAAGTGGGGCCGAAGGAACCGTCCGGATTCAGAACGATCGCGCCAGTGATCGCGTCTGTAGTGCCGACCGCATCACTCGGGAAGCTGATGCCCGCGAGTTGCTCCGTGACGCGATATCGAGCGCGAGTGCCCGTCGTCACGGTCAAGACCTGGGGCTTGGTCTGGTCCGGCGCTGGTGGCGCGCTTGCAGGCCCCTGACCCGGCTGCCCGGCTGGCCCAGCCTGCGCTGACGCAGGAGGCTGATTCTTCGCCGTTGCGCCCACGCCGTGCAGGACCACTATTGCCGCAATCGCGACGACAGTGGTCGCGAGAGTTGTTCTTAGACGTTTCATTCGCGCCTCCGCATGCGTCCCGCCTTCGAGACCGCAAACCGCCTGGTTGATGCCAACAGGTTAACGCCGGGCGTGTCGTGGGTGTTTCAGGCTTCGATCGAGGCGAGTGCTCCAGGTGCCGCGGCCGTTCCGGCGAAGCAGACGGAACTCCCTCCGTTCGCTGCGGCAAACGCGTGGACGTCAGCCAGCGAGGCGCTCGCCAGCAAAAAATGACGCGTCTACTGGGCGATGCGGAACGGCAGCATCGCCTGGGCACGATCCTCCCCGGATGCCGCGTCGATGGCCAGCAACCATTCCCCGGCCGCGATGTTGGAGAGCGGCAGGTCGATCTCGAAGCGGCCCTCACCGCGGGCGACGACGGGGATGGCCGCGCCATCGACGCCGCGCCTGTTGACCAGGCGGGCCGTCGCCTGCGCCGCGGTCGCGGCCACGCCGAACGCGCCCACGCGGATGAGCAGGCGGTCGCCGCGTGCGAAGTCGCGCAGCGCCGTCGGTGTGGGCGCTGTCGCGCCGCGCAGCGAGCGCCACTCGAGCGGCCCTCGCGCGCGGAACACCGTCGGCGTCGTCAGACCGATCGGCGTGCCGGCGGGATCCGGGATCGTCAGCGTCCGTATCTCGCGGTCGAGCGCTTCCCCGGCGCTGTTGCGGAACGCAATCGTCAACTGGAGCGACCCTGGCGTGACGCTGAAGCCGGAGCCCTCGAGCCGATCGACGGACCCCATAAACACCGGACCGTGCACCGTCCGGGCCTCCACGTGGACGTCTGCCACGGCGTCGGTCGGAGCAGTCCCCGGCCGTGGCGCCCAACTCACGTGGCCGGTGAACTGCCCGGCGGCCACCGACGTGCCGAACCAGACGTCCGCACCGCGGCGCGAGATCGCCGGCGTCAGGTCGGCAAAGCTCCGCTCGACGCTGGGCGGCACCGCGGCGTTGGCGGCGGCCGTCGCGGAGCGCTCCGTTTCCGACAGGCTCGGCGCCCAGTAGCCAGCCCGCGCCTTCACCTCCATGCCGCCGCGCTTCAGCCGCACCTTGATCTTGCGGTACTTGCCGTCGCGCGTGCCGTTGGACGGGGCGTAGCCGAGCAGGTAATAGGCGCGAGATGCCGCGACCACTTCCTGCATGGCGTCCTTCATGTCGTTGCGACGATACGTCCTCCCCCCCGTCTCGCTCGACACCGAGTCCATCCACATGCTCCGCCCGCCGCCGACCATCAGCCCGCGCGGGTCCACGATGTGGATCGCGGCGTTACTGGCGTTCGCGGCGCGGATCAGGTCCAGCATCACGTCGTTCTCGCCGCGGAATCCTTGCGACACCACGATGATGTCCTTGCGGCTCTCGCGGATGGCGCCGAGGTGCACGGCGGCCGCCTTGATCGCGGAGACCGTCACCTCGTGCCGCAGGCGCTCGACGTCGCGCATGGCCGACAGGTGTGCCTCCTCGGCGCCGTTGCGCGGCGGCACGTAGATGCCGCGCCGACCCTGCAGCTTCCGCGCCTGCTCGGCAAGCTGGCGCCGGTCGCGCGTGAATTCGATCGCATCGAGCGGCGTCATCGGCTCCATGAAGGCCACGAGGTCGGTTGGCCCGAACGCCGTCAGCACGAAGTTCGTCAGCGCCTCGCGCGATCGCAGCGCGCTCGCCATCTGGTCGATGTGGTACTCGTCCCAGAAGATCAGGAACACCCGCACGTCGTCGCGCTCCGCCTCCTGGCGCGCGTGGCTGCGCGATCGGATCGGCAGCGACGTCCTGTCCACCTCCGCCGGCTCGCCGCTCGCCTCGACCAACTTGAACGACGTGATCGGCTGCGCCACGTCGTCCTCCTCGACGACGAAGTCCTCCATCGTCAGATCGGTGACCAGGCGTCCGCGGCGATCGAGCACCGTGACGTCGACGCGCACGACCTCGGTGTCGACCCGGATCGTGGGCTGCCGCTGTTCCTGCTCGGGAGGCTGCTGTGTCGGTGGGGTCTGGTCACGGGTGCCGGCGCGCACCGTCGGCGAGCCGGCCTGGGCGGCCGCCAGGATCGCCATCACCCACGTCACCCACGCCAGCCGCGTCAGTTTCATCATCGTTCACCGGCCGCGGTCAGAGGCTGACAGTCGACATCGAAGGGGCCGCTGGACGCCGCCCTCCCCAATCAGAGCGCCGGCTTCATGCCAAGACGGTTGGCCGACCAGTTCTGCCCCGTCATGCTATCGCCTTCGACCCGGCCAGCGTAGACTCGTTCACCAACCGTGATGCTGATGTCGGTGCCATTGAGCTTCCCAGCCGTGATTGGCCTGCTTCAAGGGTTCCCGACAGCCTCTGATACGGGTGGGTAAACGCCAGGGTCTCGTTCCCGAGCCGCCACGTGCCCGCCGCCCTGCTGGCACCACCCACGCAAGCGCATTGCAATACGTCTCGCAGTCGGAGGCCGTCGCGTTTGCATCCGGTTCCCAGTCACCCATGCCGAAGGTGTTGGATGCGATGCGCGTGCCTGGTTGCAGTTCGAGCAGCTTCGGCCGCAGCGTTTCGTTGATGCTTGGCAGCAGAAAAGAGCGTGATGACCGTTGCCCTGGACAGATCGGCCTCGAACAGGTCGCCCTGGACGAACGTCGTCCTGCCCGACACACCAGCGTCCAGCGCCAGGCGTCGGGCGAGCGCCACCATCTCCGGGTTGGAACTCCACACCGTCGCGGTGGCGCCCTTCTTCGCGGCGCTGATGACCGTAAGCGCCCCGAACCCGCACCGGTCGCTCGCTCCGGCGCCGGCTAATGTCTTTCAACTATTCACATGTAACGACTTATGGTGCGCCCTTGGGGACCAGAGCCCGAGGCGAGCGTTGGTGGAGCCGAGGCGGGCGGTACCGCCGGGCCCTGCGCGCTGTGGTCACTCGCGGACATACACGTCTGCTGACCACATCCACGTCTGGTGACGACTCACGAGCCTGAACCCGCCTCGGCCTATCGTCGCTTCAATGGCGGCGGCGGAGTGCACGAACGTCCGGAACGCGTTGCGTGCCAGCCAGCGTCCTCCGTTCTCCAGTTGCATGGCAGCACGCACGTACCACACGTCCCGC includes:
- a CDS encoding amidohydrolase family protein; translated protein: MTTRPSTIQAGDKIAIDVHVHLEPPADGSAADLAARQYFGDSGAARDAHGLAEYYRSRRMACVVFSVDERLSGRPQLSNDEVAAFAEANADVAMAFASIDPHRGADGVAEARRLVSAGRVRGLKLHPPLQEFVPNDRLAYPLYEVFAEARLPVLFHTGHSGIGTGMPGGGGVRLKYGHPMPIDDVAVDFPEMPIIMAHPSFPWQDEAISICLHKPSVYIDLSGWSPKYFPPTLVQYANTLLKHKVMFGSDYPLITPDRWLADFEQTAIRAEVRPLILRENAIKLLGLEPQSDK
- a CDS encoding cobalamin-independent methionine synthase II family protein encodes the protein MHVWRSDVVGSLLRPAWLQEARGQVERGTLAAAAFKRIEDRAVDEAVALQEAAGLEVITDGEMRRYAFFGHLIEAVEGFDREGGWSVTFRDAEGHAAPLRRPVVVGKLAWRRQMSVEEFTYLRGRTTRQVKVTLLSAQQAAAYYDPEFSKAAYATRDAYLADLVDFTRREIAELVRLGCEYIQIDAPQYAALLDETIREGYRQRGSDPDRLLDTCIELDNAIIDGHPGVTFGIHICRGNHKSMFYASGGYDRIAEHIFRRARFQRFLLEYDDERSGTFEPLRHVPDDRVVVLGLVSSKKPELEAAAELERRIAEASRYVPLERLAISPQCGFASTHEGNRLTPDDQRAKLELVGRTARAVWTPASTR
- a CDS encoding amidase gives rise to the protein MNAVQTINTRALEQADRLDAVFKASGPVGRLHCVPTLVKDQIDTMELPTTHGFVGFKDFLPQSDATVVARLKAAGALIIGKATMGEFASGYISSASGPIRNAYDPRRSASGSSGGTGSGVAASFATIGIGEDTGGSVRGPAAVHALVGLRPTLPLVSRHGMSPSRPSTDTIGPMTRTVRDAAILFDVMVGYDRNDPVTALGVRQIPDTYTSSLRTDGLRKARVGVIREPMNGNTNANADDYRLVRGVVDRAIARMLELGAEVVDNVTIPDVIERLKRTYDGNVFETERAMDAYLRSHSNAPYKSLRDILLSGLVAPARARTLMETIGKSPDDLGYAQVLRNQDDLRQLVFTLMADLRVDVLMYATFDHLPGIIADDAMTRTVLPDTAGLGNNRRLSPVLGFPAIAVPAGLIGDLPVGIEFMARPFGESDLFRIAYAFEQGTHHRRKPPLTPALTGR
- a CDS encoding VWA domain-containing protein; the protein is MMKLTRLAWVTWVMAILAAAQAGSPTVRAGTRDQTPPTQQPPEQEQRQPTIRVDTEVVRVDVTVLDRRGRLVTDLTMEDFVVEEDDVAQPITSFKLVEASGEPAEVDRTSLPIRSRSHARQEAERDDVRVFLIFWDEYHIDQMASALRSREALTNFVLTAFGPTDLVAFMEPMTPLDAIEFTRDRRQLAEQARKLQGRRGIYVPPRNGAEEAHLSAMRDVERLRHEVTVSAIKAAAVHLGAIRESRKDIIVVSQGFRGENDVMLDLIRAANASNAAIHIVDPRGLMVGGGRSMWMDSVSSETGGRTYRRNDMKDAMQEVVAASRAYYLLGYAPSNGTRDGKYRKIKVRLKRGGMEVKARAGYWAPSLSETERSATAAANAAVPPSVERSFADLTPAISRRGADVWFGTSVAAGQFTGHVSWAPRPGTAPTDAVADVHVEARTVHGPVFMGSVDRLEGSGFSVTPGSLQLTIAFRNSAGEALDREIRTLTIPDPAGTPIGLTTPTVFRARGPLEWRSLRGATAPTPTALRDFARGDRLLIRVGAFGVAATAAQATARLVNRRGVDGAAIPVVARGEGRFEIDLPLSNIAAGEWLLAIDAASGEDRAQAMLPFRIAQ
- a CDS encoding MFS transporter, translating into MATPRVVDVGRLLDDGRGSGYQRWLVALTALTIIFDGIDNQLMGVAIPTLMREWSVPRGAFAPVVSLGYLGMMAGGAMAGLAGDRYGRRTALLGCLFVFGVMTMAVVAADGVAALGVLRFLAGLGLGGAIPNAAALSGEYVPLRHRPLAVTVTIVCVPLGATLAGLAAIPALPAIGWRGLFFIGGALPFAAALVLPWLLPESPRFLARLPHRRPQLIATLRRMRFAVADDTTFADPAPVAASRAPVVALFTPERRGDTIALWVSFFSCLLAVYLGFSWIPSLLSAAGFPSSMASTGIAAFNLGGVAGALAGGVCITRWGSRVSMVALAGLAVASAAAMSLMPIAATAPIGPLIAMLAITGALINGVQTTMYALAVHVYPAAIRATGTGSAASFGRIGAVISGYVGAWALEYRGAQSFFATIAIAMLVCSAALASVRRHVPGRG
- a CDS encoding alpha/beta fold hydrolase, encoding MSVNALPLQYARTTDGVNIAFFSSGEGRPIVFASNIFGDAHLYGLGWPHVRCITDKLCALGWRVLRHDHRGMGSSDRDVEDLRLDGRVRDLEAVVQVAGLPRFALVGTSIGAATAIAYAARHPGMVSQLVLLSPFASGAELFELPALRVATAARVNDDHEWSVVANVLGSVSTSFGDQGLGRQIAEAIQQGTSWSGLEAHQRASKEIALAGLLPHVRLPTLVIHEPAFPFGSFDQCRQVAAGIPGARLVIVGGRSIAGTAHDGHVAVIDRFLRAGRVDGYVSVDAGPTPDARAVPDGLTHREVQVRQQLSAGLRNKEIAATLGVAVPTIERHLSNLYAKIGARGRADATAYALRHGLDSPGG
- a CDS encoding methyltransferase, coding for MLKQVLHDWDDERCVAILKNCRRVMPSTSRLLLVEFVLPPGNEPFLGKWVDLHMLVMAPGARERTADEYQSLLVRAGSTTCSVVPTAVGPSVVEAMPLEAADIGNG
- a CDS encoding DUF6351 family protein; translation: MPRPFAITCALLCLGATRAAAQAPPPSAEACAALSTLQLPGLTLSEVKGQRVAAGPAPAPFPGAPAAGTLPAHCRVDGVIDRRTGLDVKRYGIGFAVALPDDWNGRLLMQGGGGLNGRVAPPVGGVAAGDTPALARGFAVVTTDTGHEGEVFDASFMRDQQAGLDFAYVAVGRVASAAKDVVARYYGRPATKAYFAGCSTGGREGMLMAQRYPGYFDGIIAGAPAMRTGHSNLAVRAMRVAFNRLAPPDAAGKPQPALAFSDADRKAVIEGLLDACDANDGAKDGLIFDTRACRFSPASLACKGLKADGCLSAPQVAAIETAFAGPRDSKGRQVYPKFLYDTGIVTAGPGIPGILMPNAGSPVPPVPGFEQDVDAEARVAEEDAQQALTDTATWTNLSTFSGRGGKLLFYHGVSDPWFSAMDTVEYYERIGGTNGGADAVRGWSRLFLSPGMGHCGGGAGALDRFDLLTPLVAWVEQGTAPDAVPATGRSAPGRSRPLCAYPQHAHYKGTGDPEVLASYECRP
- a CDS encoding YceI family protein, which codes for MTTGTRARYRVTEQLAGISFPSDAVGTTDAITGAIVLNPDGSFGPTSKIDVDLKTLSTDQAMRDGYVRRNTLEVEKFPTLTIVPKRANGLKMPLPSGMGAQMGFQLVTDMTLHGVTKEIVWTTIATFASDAVSGSAKTTVDFAAFNLTKPSLARLVSVDDKIHLEIEFRASRRGQ